Proteins co-encoded in one Bacteroidota bacterium genomic window:
- a CDS encoding T9SS type A sorting domain-containing protein → MKTKTNTIKSWRITIYLKAWMLIAIAIMAFSTAYATNYYWVGGSGSWSDYSNHWATSSGGNVYHVQIPTPNDDVFIDANSFLSTNDTLTMDTTILHCRTIDWTGVVNKPHLKLVNNIFSVFGSLVLADSMTLHIDSAAIVFKSSNIGNVIHTAGHEITKCSFQFDGTGAWSFISDFTGDGIFYNKGNLSINAKTVRVNYFSANIASVGSSLDISGSTIYAGRWQLYASLSNQFFTGGSTIHFTQEFYGGKKLNYNTVVVDSLFALQGTVYSRMYLDSNTIGQLNFDADLNISSSAGSNSQATVSVLLFNKPGLTLELNPNLKMQTNFIVANGTCANPINIRSSLSGTQATMIKSSGSIACDRITLKDIEAIGGANFVATNSYDFGNVTGWTINTPAPRSLYWVGGTGNWSDAAHWSTVSGGAGGVCVPGPTDDIFFDANSFSSTGGEFIYADLQNSYCKNFTSIGTSSNNAITASINGSYLFINIYGSLNFDSAAPKIDYSNLSFRSSNSGNTIKTSGKVNKAIVEFNGTGSWMLQDSLTCASIQVNQGSFSTNNKSINCDAVYSNSRSIRNIDLGTSEIKAGVWQLHSFNSLGLLAGASTIQTKYGFLGGRNEQYHILKFDSDSSVIELDNNYFYTNGTGDYSDSLTIDKLYLYSNTRIYGTNTIDSIFVNYPTGYIGFQEDKIQTITGGFATSNNCESPVLIASFTKEYQNSGFNIFSTNKTATINKTSGNMLLFNTVIKGINASGGANFSAQNSYDAGNNTGWNFSGNASRNLYWVGGSGKWSQPAHWSLTSGGVNGECPPNPSDNVFFDANSFVSINDSVVIGATTAYCKNMDWTGATQNPFLNGYYSYSLRIFGSLNLAPSMTFNLKGDLNFESNLPGNTIKTNGTFVNANILNFSGAGSWKQNSSLESHILFQTNGAYSTNNYGLNLRDLIGRSSASSLSLGTSIIRSDGVSFSDSIKIDADSCTIYLTAGNVFSIYKGLNSSLHNIHYHHLIFDQPSSYIAGKVDKAIYNTRADIFANQNILEYDTLIFNNPGEMVYLYGFSANFKINNLLLFKTQPGFPTLLQGAINTFMGNTDTTTIEVPSGNVCADYLYIQNVVAKGGASFNAGIHSSDLGGNTGWSFTSCVPQLSDVWPGDANSDMVANNLDLLSIGLAYGDTGYVRPSASLAWVAQPATDWFWQFISGVNVKHSDCDGNGIVNGDDTAAIVQNYGLTHPRLLPPAPTASPIDPSLYFTLSLDTTASGTSVQIPLGLGTQAVPATDIYGIAFTVNYEKSLVDSGSVKIDFSNCWLGKLDSNIIAIQKDIYSNGKIEAAIVGIDHINKSGFGTIGVLSIDMKDDISGRDYIYKLLNLNFSDVHLIRNDEIELPLTIINDSIVVVGDITAIENTSEEDHSISISPNPAKDNVTIDFVNTKGSISDVSIYNAFGEIVYGTKIQNSTSLKINTQGFSAGVYFVKLTSNEGVITKKLTLID, encoded by the coding sequence ATGAAAACAAAAACTAACACAATTAAAAGCTGGAGAATAACCATCTATTTAAAGGCATGGATGCTAATCGCAATTGCAATCATGGCATTTAGCACAGCTTATGCAACAAATTATTATTGGGTGGGAGGTAGTGGCAGCTGGAGCGATTATTCCAACCACTGGGCAACTTCCAGCGGTGGTAATGTATATCATGTTCAAATTCCTACCCCGAATGACGATGTGTTCATTGATGCCAATTCTTTTCTATCAACAAACGATACCTTAACGATGGATACAACCATCTTGCACTGTCGCACCATTGATTGGACAGGGGTAGTAAATAAACCACATCTTAAACTGGTAAATAATATTTTTTCAGTTTTTGGATCCTTAGTTTTAGCCGATTCTATGACATTACATATAGATTCTGCTGCAATCGTTTTTAAATCGAGCAACATTGGCAATGTAATTCATACTGCGGGCCATGAAATAACTAAATGCTCGTTTCAATTTGATGGAACCGGAGCCTGGTCGTTTATTAGTGATTTTACAGGTGATGGTATATTTTACAATAAGGGTAATTTAAGTATAAATGCGAAGACAGTTCGTGTTAATTATTTTTCTGCAAATATTGCAAGCGTAGGTTCCTCACTCGATATTAGTGGTTCAACTATTTATGCAGGAAGGTGGCAATTGTATGCTTCACTTAGTAATCAATTTTTTACCGGAGGCTCCACCATTCATTTTACACAAGAATTTTATGGCGGTAAGAAATTAAATTATAATACTGTTGTTGTAGATTCATTATTTGCGTTACAAGGAACGGTTTATTCAAGAATGTACTTAGATAGTAATACAATTGGCCAGTTGAACTTTGATGCTGATTTGAATATAAGTTCGTCTGCCGGTTCAAACTCGCAAGCTACTGTTAGTGTTCTACTATTTAATAAACCAGGTTTAACACTTGAATTGAATCCTAATTTAAAAATGCAAACCAATTTTATTGTAGCGAATGGAACTTGTGCTAATCCAATTAATATACGTTCATCGCTTAGCGGTACGCAGGCAACAATGATTAAATCTTCAGGAAGTATAGCTTGCGATAGAATAACATTAAAAGATATTGAAGCAATTGGCGGAGCTAATTTTGTTGCAACAAATAGCTATGATTTTGGTAATGTGACAGGATGGACAATTAACACGCCAGCTCCGCGAAGTTTATATTGGGTAGGTGGAACAGGCAATTGGAGTGATGCAGCACATTGGTCAACTGTTAGCGGTGGTGCTGGAGGAGTTTGTGTGCCAGGTCCAACAGACGATATATTTTTTGATGCCAATTCATTTTCATCTACAGGAGGCGAGTTTATTTATGCAGATTTGCAAAATAGCTATTGCAAAAATTTTACAAGCATAGGTACTTCTTCAAATAATGCAATTACTGCTTCCATAAATGGTTCCTACTTGTTTATTAATATTTATGGTTCATTAAATTTTGATTCAGCTGCGCCAAAAATTGATTATTCGAATCTTAGTTTTAGATCTTCCAATTCCGGTAATACAATTAAAACATCAGGTAAGGTGAATAAAGCTATTGTGGAGTTTAATGGTACAGGAAGTTGGATGCTTCAAGATAGTTTAACCTGTGCTAGCATACAAGTTAATCAAGGAAGCTTTAGTACGAATAACAAAAGTATAAATTGTGATGCTGTATACAGCAATAGCCGAAGCATTCGGAATATTGACTTAGGCACTTCAGAAATCAAAGCAGGAGTTTGGCAGTTACACAGTTTTAATTCACTTGGTTTATTAGCCGGTGCTTCTACAATACAAACAAAGTATGGCTTTTTGGGGGGAAGAAATGAGCAATACCACATTTTAAAATTTGATTCCGATTCAAGTGTGATTGAATTAGATAACAATTATTTTTATACAAATGGTACAGGCGACTATAGCGATAGCCTTACAATTGACAAGCTGTATCTGTATAGCAATACAAGAATTTATGGAACGAATACCATTGATTCAATATTCGTTAACTATCCTACCGGTTATATAGGTTTTCAAGAAGATAAAATTCAAACCATAACTGGTGGTTTTGCTACATCCAACAATTGCGAATCGCCGGTGCTTATTGCATCATTTACCAAAGAGTATCAAAATTCCGGCTTCAATATTTTTAGTACAAATAAAACAGCTACTATTAATAAAACTAGTGGTAACATGCTCTTATTTAATACAGTTATCAAGGGAATAAATGCTAGTGGAGGAGCAAATTTTTCTGCGCAAAATAGCTACGATGCAGGTAATAATACTGGTTGGAATTTTAGTGGGAATGCCTCTCGAAATTTATATTGGGTAGGAGGTTCAGGTAAATGGAGTCAACCTGCTCACTGGTCCTTGACAAGCGGAGGTGTTAATGGTGAATGCCCACCGAATCCAAGTGACAATGTGTTTTTTGATGCAAATTCATTTGTATCCATTAATGATTCGGTAGTGATTGGAGCCACTACCGCCTATTGCAAAAACATGGATTGGACAGGAGCAACACAGAATCCATTTTTAAATGGATATTATTCTTACAGTTTAAGAATTTTTGGTTCTTTAAACCTAGCTCCTTCAATGACATTTAATTTAAAAGGGGATTTAAATTTTGAATCGAATTTACCTGGCAATACTATAAAAACCAATGGAACTTTTGTAAATGCGAATATTTTAAATTTTTCAGGTGCCGGTTCATGGAAGCAAAATAGTTCGCTAGAAAGTCACATTTTGTTTCAAACAAATGGCGCTTATTCAACAAATAATTATGGTTTGAATTTGCGCGACCTTATTGGAAGAAGCAGTGCATCCAGCTTATCGTTAGGAACTTCCATCATTAGAAGCGATGGTGTGTCGTTTAGTGATTCAATTAAGATTGATGCAGACAGTTGTACAATTTATTTAACAGCCGGGAATGTATTTAGTATTTATAAAGGATTGAATTCTTCGCTTCATAATATTCATTACCATCACCTCATCTTCGACCAACCAAGTTCATACATCGCTGGTAAAGTTGATAAGGCCATTTACAATACAAGAGCCGATATTTTTGCGAATCAAAATATATTAGAGTACGACACCCTTATTTTTAATAACCCGGGTGAGATGGTTTATTTGTACGGTTTTAGCGCAAACTTTAAGATAAATAATTTGCTCCTTTTTAAAACACAGCCCGGTTTCCCAACGCTATTGCAAGGCGCTATAAATACCTTTATGGGTAATACCGATACCACAACAATTGAGGTACCAAGTGGAAACGTGTGTGCTGATTATTTATACATACAAAATGTGGTTGCTAAAGGAGGTGCAAGTTTTAATGCAGGAATCCATAGTTCTGATTTAGGAGGAAACACAGGTTGGAGTTTTACTAGCTGTGTGCCTCAACTTAGCGATGTTTGGCCGGGTGATGCAAATTCTGATATGGTTGCAAATAACCTGGACCTACTTAGTATTGGTTTGGCTTATGGCGATACCGGATATGTTCGCCCTTCAGCAAGTTTAGCTTGGGTAGCACAACCAGCAACAGATTGGTTTTGGCAATTTATTAGTGGAGTAAATGTGAAACATAGTGATTGCGATGGTAATGGAATTGTTAATGGCGACGATACTGCAGCAATAGTTCAAAATTATGGCTTAACACATCCACGCCTATTACCACCGGCTCCTACAGCATCTCCAATTGATCCTTCGCTTTATTTTACATTAAGCCTGGATACTACTGCGAGTGGAACCTCTGTTCAAATTCCATTAGGTTTGGGAACACAAGCTGTTCCCGCAACAGATATTTATGGAATTGCATTTACTGTGAATTACGAAAAGAGCTTAGTAGATAGTGGATCTGTAAAAATTGATTTTAGCAATTGTTGGTTGGGTAAATTAGATAGTAATATCATCGCCATACAAAAAGATATCTACAGCAATGGAAAAATAGAAGCAGCAATTGTAGGCATCGACCATATTAATAAATCCGGATTTGGTACCATTGGTGTATTGAGTATTGATATGAAGGATGATATTTCAGGAAGAGATTACATCTATAAATTACTTAACCTTAATTTTAGTGATGTGCATTTAATTCGCAACGATGAAATTGAATTGCCGTTAACTATTATTAATGATTCCATTGTTGTTGTTGGAGATATAACAGCTATTGAAAATACTAGTGAAGAAGACCATAGTATTTCTATTTCACCAAACCCTGCCAAGGATAACGTTACAATCGATTTCGTAAACACAAAAGGCAGTATCTCTGATGTTAGTATTTACAATGCATTTGGTGAGATAGTTTACGGTACTAAAATCCAGAATAGTACTTCCTTGAAAATAAATACACAAGGCTTTTCAGCTGGTGTTTATTTTGTTAAGTTAACAAGTAATGAAGGAGTGATTACTAAAAAACTTACTTTAATTGATTAA
- a CDS encoding MFS transporter — protein MNKVNPYAVFKVPEFGSFISARFFLTISVQMQSVIVGWQVYSLTKNVFALGLIGLTEAIPFIITSFFSGHVADTYDRRKIIRWASLFFMLGTMALFFLSMNDAEILHKTGVFPVFAIIVLVGISRGFLSPAVPSLLTQIVPRALYPNSAAWNTTVWHIGAITGPALGGLLYGFYGAAVAYGANLLFLFLALFFFSLISYRPLPEKRKEETLKESLTVGIKFVFKNQIILGALSLDLFAVLFGGAVAMLPAIADKVLKVGPEALGMLRAAPAIGAVIMAFIFAYFPPLKNSGRKLLLAVSAFGICTILFALSTNFYLSFLFLMLAGAFDNVSVIVRHTILQLMTPDEMRGRVSSVNSIFIGSSNEIGAFESGLAAQFLGLVPSIIFGGIMTIGIVLIVAKAAPALKNLNLNSIK, from the coding sequence CTGAACAAAGTAAATCCATACGCAGTTTTTAAAGTGCCCGAATTTGGCTCTTTTATAAGTGCGCGTTTTTTTCTTACCATCTCAGTGCAAATGCAAAGTGTTATTGTGGGCTGGCAAGTTTACAGTTTAACCAAAAATGTTTTTGCTTTGGGTTTAATAGGCTTAACCGAAGCAATTCCCTTTATCATCACTTCCTTTTTTTCAGGCCATGTTGCCGATACCTACGATCGGCGAAAAATAATCCGTTGGGCTTCCTTATTCTTTATGTTGGGAACCATGGCTTTATTTTTTTTGAGTATGAATGATGCCGAAATTTTACATAAAACCGGAGTGTTTCCGGTATTTGCAATTATTGTTTTAGTAGGAATAAGTAGAGGTTTTTTATCACCTGCTGTACCATCTTTGTTAACGCAAATAGTTCCAAGGGCATTATATCCCAATTCAGCTGCCTGGAACACTACTGTTTGGCACATTGGTGCAATTACAGGACCGGCACTGGGAGGCTTGCTTTATGGTTTTTACGGAGCTGCTGTTGCGTATGGAGCTAACCTACTATTTTTGTTTTTAGCCCTTTTCTTTTTTTCCTTAATTAGTTACAGGCCTTTACCTGAAAAGCGAAAAGAAGAAACCTTAAAAGAGAGCCTTACTGTTGGAATAAAATTCGTTTTTAAAAATCAAATTATTTTAGGTGCACTATCGCTCGATTTATTTGCTGTATTGTTTGGAGGAGCAGTAGCGATGTTACCAGCTATAGCCGATAAAGTTTTAAAAGTTGGTCCCGAAGCATTGGGAATGTTACGCGCAGCTCCAGCCATTGGTGCAGTAATAATGGCTTTTATTTTTGCCTATTTTCCTCCCTTAAAAAACTCTGGCCGTAAACTTTTATTAGCGGTTAGTGCATTTGGAATTTGTACTATTTTATTTGCACTCTCGACTAATTTTTATTTGTCCTTTCTTTTTTTGATGCTTGCCGGAGCTTTCGATAATGTGAGTGTAATAGTGCGTCACACAATTTTACAATTAATGACACCTGATGAAATGCGTGGAAGGGTTTCGTCGGTGAATAGTATTTTTATTGGATCGTCGAATGAAATTGGTGCTTTTGAATCGGGCTTGGCTGCGCAATTCTTAGGATTGGTTCCTTCAATAATTTTTGGAGGAATCATGACTATAGGAATTGTTTTAATCGTAGCAAAGGCTGCACCGGCCTTGAAAAATCTGAATCTTAATTCAATAAAATAA
- the nadB gene encoding L-aspartate oxidase — translation MLKADFLIVGSGIAGLSYALKVADHGKVLMLTKANKEESNTKYAQGGIAAVTTPSDSFEKHVQDTLVAGDFLCDKETVELVVREAPQRIAELIEWGTHFDKNKSGEYDLAKEGGHSDHRILHHKDNTGLEIERALLKALHMHPNIEIRDHYFALDIITQHHLGVVVNSKTPGIECYGIYALNTKTNEVETIIAKSILMATGGCGHVYETTTNPVIATGDGVAMVYRAKGKIEHMEFIQFHPTSLYQPGQHPSFLISEAVRGFGAILRTKSGEEFMQRYDARKSLAPRDIVARAIDSEMKIHGDEFVYLDCRHLNSTDLIAHFPTIHAKCLSLGIDISRDLIPVLPAAHYQCGGIKVDKQGKSSIRNLYAIGECASTGLHGANRLASNSLLEAVVFAHRAANDSIQNTKQNVFFEQVPPWNAEGTVHPEEMILITQSTKEVQTIMSNYVGIVRSNLRLKRALDRLLILHNETESLYEQSTVSVQLCELRNMIKVGYIILKHASARKESIGLHYNSDYPK, via the coding sequence ATGCTCAAAGCTGACTTCTTAATTGTAGGTTCGGGCATTGCAGGATTAAGTTATGCATTAAAAGTTGCCGACCATGGAAAAGTATTGATGCTCACCAAAGCCAACAAAGAGGAATCGAACACGAAGTATGCTCAAGGTGGAATTGCAGCCGTTACAACTCCGAGCGATTCATTCGAAAAACACGTACAAGATACACTTGTTGCTGGCGATTTTTTATGTGATAAAGAAACAGTTGAACTAGTTGTGCGTGAAGCCCCACAGCGCATTGCCGAATTAATTGAATGGGGTACCCACTTTGATAAAAACAAAAGTGGAGAATATGATTTAGCGAAAGAAGGTGGACATAGCGATCACCGAATATTGCACCATAAAGATAACACCGGCTTAGAAATAGAACGTGCCTTATTGAAAGCATTGCACATGCATCCCAATATTGAAATTCGCGACCATTATTTTGCACTCGATATAATTACTCAACATCATCTTGGTGTTGTTGTAAATAGCAAAACACCCGGTATTGAATGTTATGGAATTTATGCCTTAAATACCAAAACTAACGAAGTTGAAACCATCATTGCCAAATCTATATTAATGGCGACGGGTGGATGTGGACATGTGTATGAAACAACCACAAACCCGGTAATTGCTACCGGCGATGGAGTTGCGATGGTATATCGTGCCAAGGGCAAAATAGAGCATATGGAATTTATTCAGTTCCACCCTACTTCACTTTATCAACCCGGGCAACATCCCTCCTTTTTAATTTCAGAAGCAGTAAGGGGATTTGGTGCTATTTTACGTACTAAATCGGGGGAAGAATTCATGCAGCGCTATGATGCGCGAAAATCACTTGCTCCTCGCGATATTGTTGCCAGAGCTATTGATAGTGAGATGAAAATTCATGGGGATGAATTCGTATACCTCGATTGTCGTCATTTAAACTCAACCGATTTAATTGCTCATTTTCCTACCATACATGCTAAATGCCTAAGCTTAGGAATTGATATTAGTCGTGATTTGATACCGGTATTACCTGCAGCTCACTATCAATGCGGTGGAATTAAAGTTGACAAGCAAGGCAAAAGCTCTATTCGTAATTTATACGCTATCGGAGAATGCGCCAGTACAGGCCTTCATGGTGCTAATCGATTAGCTTCAAACTCACTTTTGGAAGCAGTAGTTTTTGCACATCGTGCAGCCAATGATTCTATACAGAACACAAAACAAAATGTATTTTTTGAACAAGTTCCTCCTTGGAACGCCGAAGGAACAGTGCATCCTGAAGAAATGATTTTAATTACTCAAAGTACAAAGGAAGTACAAACAATCATGAGCAATTATGTTGGGATAGTGCGATCAAATTTACGATTGAAACGTGCACTTGACCGACTGCTGATACTGCACAATGAAACCGAAAGTTTGTATGAGCAAAGTACAGTTTCGGTGCAACTATGCGAATTGCGCAACATGATAAAAGTTGGATACATTATTTTAAAACATGCATCAGCGCGCAAAGAAAGCATTGGTTTGCATTACAACTCCGATTACCCGAAGTAA